ccacccaggcgtccctgtcatTAGGTATTTTCTACAttccctttaatttcttctttggcccatTTATTGTTTAAGACCTTGgtttaattttccagtttttcttctgtaattgatttctagttttattctaTGTGATTGGAAAAgataatttatgattttaatcttttaaaatatattataagggcacctgggtggctcagttggttaagtgtctctgccttttttttttttttttttaaagattttatttatttgagagtgagagagtatgagtggagagtggcagagggagaggcaggctccccactgagcagggagtctgatacggagctcgatcccaggaccctgggatcatgacttgagctgaaggcagatgcttaactgactgagctactcaggtgccacaagtctctgactcttgattttggctcaggtcatgatctcagggtcatgagattaagccccacactgggctccaccctgggcatggagcctgcttgagattctctccctccccctccctctctggcctttccctcctgcttgctctctctaaaaaataaaatagaataaaataaaatacattattacttGCTTTTAGACTATAAAGTATGATCTGGAAAATgctccatgtgcatttgagaagagtGTGTGTTCTGATGTCGGGCGGAATGTTCTATAGATGCCCGTTAGGcctaattggttttattttattttttttaaaagattttatttatttatttgacagacagagatcacaagtaggcagagaggcaggcagagagagaggaggaagcaggctccccgctgagcagagagcccgatgcgggaccggatcccaggaccccgggatcatgacctgagctgaaggcagagcctttaacccactgagccacccaggcgccccggcctaATTGGTTTTAATGTCCTTCAGgttctctttccttgttgatttcctgTCTGGCTCTATCTATTATTTCAAGCAGAGTATTGAAGCCTCCTATCTTTACCGTAgaactttttcttcccctttcaaaTCTATcatctttgctttattttgggACTCTATTGttaggtgtgtatgtgtttatattttcttgctATATTGAAGCTTTATCAAtctataatttccttctttctctctaaccTTGTTTTGTTTCAGCTTGTCTCTTGTATCTGATAATATTAGAGCCACTTCAACTCTCTTCTAGTTACTAtgcatgaaatacattttttcatcCTTTAGTCTCTTTGTTCCTTATATCTATGAGTCTCATAGACTGCATGGAGTTGGATCCTGATTATTTAAACTCCAACCTGCCAGTCTCTGCTTTTAATAGGATAGTTTAATccgtttatattttatatgattattgATGAAAGATTTACTTCTGTCATCTGTCTTatgtatatccttttttttttgttcctcaaTTTCTCTGTTACTGCCTATTTTttgtaactgtgtgtgtgtgtgttttgtagtATACCATtctaattcctttctttccttttctgtacatctgtatatttttagttattttccttGTGGTTACTGTGGGGATCATATTAACATCTTAAGCTTATAACAACCTAATTTGAACAATACAGAGGTAATTTTAATAGTATAAATATCCTGCTATTGTCACAGAGCACAACTTTATCTGTTTTATGTCCGCTAACACAGAcgtatgattattattttatgcatttgaatATTAAATCTTGTAGGGAGAATTACAAACCCTAACAAAAGTAAAGTAATACTGCCTATTTAGTTACTTTTAttagtgttctttatttcttcctatggCTTTGAATCACTTTCATAACGTCCTTTCATTTCAGCCCCGGGGACTCCCTTCAGCATTTTTGGTAGAGCAGGTCTGCTGATAATGGACTCTGTCAGCTTTTCTTTATATGAAAAggtcttaatttcactttcattcTTGAAAGGTAGTTTTGCTGGATATTGAATTCTTGgttgaaaatgtttttcctttccaaCTTACCAATGCGCCATCCTGCTACCTCGTGGCTTCCATGGTTTGTGAATAGAGATCGTCGGCTAGTCCCGCTGAGGCCCCTTTGTGCATGTGGGATTGTTTCTCTGCtgctgctttcatttttattgtcacTGGGTTTGGATAGTTTGACTACAATCTCAGTGTGACTCTCTCTGTTCATCCTGACGGGCGTGTTCACGTCTCTTCAGATTTCAGAAGTCCTAGccgttatttcttcaaataccttttttgctcctttcctttccttcttggaaTTGTATGATACATATGTTGGTACTTTTTATGGTGTTCCATAGGTTTATTggatctgttcatttttcttcattactttttttcctgCTCCTCATACTGGATAATTTCACTTGTCCTATCTCCAAGTTCAttaatcctttcttctgcttgttcAAATCTTTGAGCTGCTATAGtgagtgtttttcattttagttattgtacttccagctccagaatttctgtttggttcccttttttataagttttgtctctttattaatattctcattttgtttatatgtcatttccttgatttcctttagttttttgtcCATGGCTTTTTTTTGGTCATTCAACATATTTAAGGCCATTGATGTAACAACTTTGACTAATAAATCCCATGTCTGGACTTCCCCAAGAatggtttcttttccctttttccttccttccttcctttcagttttattcatttatttggtagacagagagagcacaggcagggggagcagcaggcagaggaagagggagaagcagattctttgctgagcagggagcctgatgctggtcttgattctaggaccctggactcatgacgtgagccaaagtcagatacttaggcagttgagccacctgggcacacAGGAATGGTCTCCATCAAGTTATTTTTACCCTGCTAATGGGCCatactttccaatttttttgtatattttgtaatatttttttgttgAGAACTAGATGTTTTGAGTGTTATGTGTGGTgattctggattcttttttttttttttaaagatttttatttatttatttgatagagagagatcacaagtaggcagagaggcagggggaagcaggctccccgctgagcagagagcctgatgtggggctcgatcccaggaccctgagatcatgacctgagccgaaggcagaggcttaaaccactgagccacccaggcgccccgtgattCTGGAATTCTAATTCTCCTACTCCTCAGAGATTGCTGAATCTTACTTGTCAATGGCTGGAGCTATAtgacttttttcagtttttcaaagttTGTATTCTTCAATGTGTGCGGTCTTTGAAGTTTGTGTTCCACTGTGTGGTCATCCAGCATCCTGAAGAAGATTTCGTTGAGTGTCTGTCtcccaaaaagagaagaaacaagtaCCTCTTTaatcctctgcctctctccagaaACCATCAGTAGTTAAAATGATGGCAGATGAACCTGTGCTAGCATCACAGTGAACAAAAGTGGCAATGAACTGTCAAAACATGCAAGCCTGATACACGGAGGATAAGACCTGTATGCGACCTGGCCGCAGCAATGCCAGGCATGTAGGCTGCTGTCCACACCACGGGGTAGGGGATGGGCATGTAGGTGCGGTGCTAGACATGGAAGTTTGCTGAAATTTACTACCTTCTTCATCAAACTCACTCCTGGAAGCTGCAAGTAAGTGTTTGACTAGCTACAGTTCCCAAATAGTTCCCTCAGACAGCTCCTCCCGGCCAAGTAGCTGTTTAGCTGGAGGGATGGGTTCCTGCCTGACCTCACTCCATGACAACTGCCTTATGATGCAACACAATTCTGTCTAAGCCTATACAATGGACATACGTTACAGTGACGAAATTTCAggtcttattctttttatttatttatttatttttaaaaagatttcatttatttatttgacagatcacaagtaggcagagaggcaggcagagagagagagagagaggaggaaacaggctctctgctgagcagagagcctgatgtgggactcgaacccaggaccccgagatatgacctgagctgaaggcagaggctttaacccactgagtcacacaggtgccctggtcttattctttttaaacgATGTCTTTAGAATACATTCTTAGGaccaggagaattttttttttttaagattttatttatttatttgacagagatcacaagtaggcagagaggcaggcagagagagtgagagggaagcaggctccctgctgagcagagagcccgatgcgggcctcgatcccaggaccctgagaccatgacctgagcccaaggtagcggcttaacccactgagccaccccaggtgccccccaggagaatttttttaaaaaggttttattcatttgaaagagagcataagcagaggagagggagaagcagtcttcccactgagcagggagctcaacatggggctccatcccagggcctgggatcatgacctgagctgaaggcagacgcttaaccaactgagccactcaggtccccCAGGAACAGAGAAAAGTTTTAAAGGACATTGATGTAAATGCTTTCCAGAGTGCCTGTACCCAGTAGATGATGTCACCAGCTGTGAATCATTGGAAACATTAACCTTCCATGTCAGGATGCAAAGTTGAGCACAGTCTGAGTCCCGCACAACCTCCCTGTACTGAGTCTTGTAATTTCCACCTCTGCTTGCTAATTAAATGGGCATGACTCTGGCTGGTATTGCATTCGACTGGTTACTCGGGAAACTTGCATTTCTCTGTGTTGGTTTTAATGGGAGCCATCTTTCACATGCTCAGCCTTATCACTCACTGCTAATGGCCCTGATACTTTCTCATTGGGTTGTTTGTTAGGGACTTCTGCTCTGGGGGTCCCTTCCTCCTATTGGCATGGGTGTCCCTACAGCCAGTGGCACTCCCAAGGGATTGTGGCCTTGAAAAGAGCCCTAAAGCCCCAGGTGAGAGGCTAGGGGGCAGGGAGGTGTGGTGGGCAGTGCAGTCTGAAGAAGCGTATGTAATGGAAATACCTGGGGAAAATATGCTGGTGGTTTTCATGGCGCAAAACTAGAGAACATGGTTTTACAAGTTTTCTTGGCTGTTTGGTTTTGGCTGAAGAGGGCTGGCACCATCCACTGGTGACGCACTTGACAAGTGTCAAGCCCATCTGAGGATTGGGGTTCTCAACTGGATGGTCCGGTGTCCGGTGGGTTAACTCCTTGCGGCTGTCCTCTTGCCGCCTTGGCTGAGCTGTCAGCCTGCGGTGACAGAGAGCCTTTGGGAGCCCGGTCATCTCAGCCCACAGGAGACTGTTAGGAATCGTTAATAGTTGTGGGCAGTAATAACCCGTCAGGAGATGAACTACTGGTGTCAGAGGATCAGACAGCTGAGGCCTGTTAGGGCAGCCTTGAGTCAGCACCTCTGGGTAGAACTGGACACAGCTTACCCCAAACGTCATGGTAAGGCCAGGTCAGGTCGTGCTTACAGTGTGTGGTACCCATGCCCACATCTTTGTGGCTGCACAGTACACACCCCTGAAGCAGAGGGACCCAGGCAGAGCATCCGATCTGAGCCAGAGCGTCCCAGAGCTGGAGCTTTCCATAAGGGTTGTCCCACTCCTGTTCTTAGGGGCTGGGCCAGTCTTCACATGCCCCCTGGCGTTGGTGTCCTCTAGGCTGTCCTAGAGTCCCTGCTGGAGGAGCTGTGTGGGCTTTCATGCTGAGGAGGGAGTGGGTGCTTGCTCAGGGCCAACTCTGCCCCGCCTAGCCTGTTGCCTGCATGGCTTGTGTGACCGTGGGCTGAGCTTCTTCAAGATCCCTTGGGGCTGGGGAACGTTTCTCTCTCCTTGTGGTGAGTGAGCGGCTCCCCCGGCCTGTTGTTCTCTGTATGGCCCCTGCCTCCCATGACAGCTGCACCTGTTCAGTCGTGCTAACTTCCAGCACACAGACCACACGGAACTGGATGCCGGGCTGGTCTTCCTGTAGGTTTCACTTCATTTTCCCAGCCGCTCTGTGATGTCAATGGTGATATTCTCCTCTGCAGATCAGAAGCTGAGGCTGAGGAAGGTGACTGGACCGAGCTCACGGAGCACTTGGAGGTGGGCCTGGGATCTGACACCCTCTTTACCACTTGTGCAAAAAGGATTACCCTGACTTCAGGGGAGGGATGGCCTTTGTCCCAGGCTTCTGGGCAGCTGGACTGTCCTGCTGAGAGTCTTTGTTTACTCAGCTAGAGCCAGGAGCTCTGCAGGATCAGCAGGGCAGGGGCTTTTTGGCCGTGTGGGATCTACTGAGCCCGTGGAGAGGCTGGAGACTGGGTCAGTTATGAGAGTGGCCCTCTGTGTCCGTGTCGCCAAACCCCAAGAAGAACTCTGAGGCTTCCCTTGTTGGCAGTACTCTGTGCACACTGTCACACGTCAGAGGCAGGGCAGCAGTGCCGTCCGTGACTTTGCAGAGGGACTCCGTTTTTTACTTTTCCTGGATTCTGCCACCATGCAATCCCTTGTCTGATTTCCACTGTGGTATTCCCTGTAATACACTGTAACCAGGTGTATATCAGGTTTCAAGGCAAGTTCGAGGAGTCCTAGCAGCAAATTATTGAACTTGGGAATCCCCAAATTCGCGACTGgtgccagaggggagggcagcCTTGGGGCTCCTATCCCTCACCTGCTTTCTCAGCTCAGGGACTTCGAGGCATGAAACCATGTGTTCCCCAAACTCACCCAGGTGGGGCAGCACTACTCACACCCCCATCCGGGGATTTTCTGCAGCCGTAGAGCAAGCCCGGCTCCTGCAAAGGACCCTCGTGGGCCTGTCCTCTGGGAGTGCTCATGCCTCCCTCAGGGCCGTCTGTGGTCCTCATGGCACCTCAGTCTGGGTCCTGCTGCGCAGGTGTCTTTCTCCAGAGAAGCGATGGCTCCGCCCATGTCCTGGACTCGACGCAGCTGGGCTGGACTGTACTACCAGCGACACACAAAAGCACCTTCGTAGCTCTGTGTTGCTGGGTCACCTTTACTAATGGATCAGGAGGTGGAATGTTTTTGTTGGAAACGGGCACACTTCAGCCCTTTCCAGGCTCTCCTCATTGTACTTCCCTTTATTGGGAACGGCCAGCGCACGTCCTCTGGCCACTGCTTCGTCGTCGAGCCTTACGGCAGCCCCTGATCTCCCTTCGCCCACGGGCAGGTGCTCTAGTCAGTCCTTTTTTATCGGACAACGTCAGATCATACATAGTACACGGAAATAAAACTCTGGGTGTTTTCTAACTTACAGAAAATTTGAGAACTAAGTGTCAAATTCTTGGTAGCAGTAAGGAAAAACGAGAAGGATTGAAATGCCTAAGATGTAAAGActtccaaataaaaattaaaaggtccAAAATAAGCATGGAATGCTGCTGACCAGTGAGAGGTGGGCAGTAACGGCTGGCAGGCTATTAACAGgtgaagggaggggcacctggtgtctcagtggttaaagcctctaccttcggctcgggtcgtgatcccagaatcctgggatcgagtccagcatcgggctctctgctcggcggggagcctgcttccccccactccccctctgcctgcttgtgatctctgtctgtcaaataaataaataaaatctttaaaacaaaacaacaaaaaaacagggtGAAGAGATCCCAAAGGTCATTTTAGTGCCTGATACCACTTCCAAACATGCAGACTGCCCATATGTTCCAGCAGTTTCTGTGCTACGTCCTGATCCTTGGAGGGGTGAGTGACAAAAATGCATGGCCCAGGGATCCTCCCCAGGGAGAAGGGCACTGAGGCTCATCTCCCAGCCCCACGGACACCTGAGCCTGTGCACTCGCCAGCTAAGGGGTCAGGGACAGGTCagcaggaagaaaaggcagagtgGTAGTAGTACACTTCTTTTAAGAAGGGCGAAAAGCGAACTATGCATTTTGCAGATTTCCCCGGAAACCCTGTATTTGGTGCATTTAACAATCCAGAATGACTTGTACCGTATCACGTACGTTGTCCTGTGGCATATGCGGCATTTTCCCAAGCAAGTATTTCTGTACATTGTGTTTACCTGAACTCTTACTCTTGTCTTGACTAGAACATGACTATTTCTTACTGTAACTCTCCGCAGGGTTAAGAATTGTGCCCCAAGTAGTGGTGGACTCTGAGGGGCAGCCGCCAGCTACAGACTCTGCCGCTGGGGGGTGGCAGCTTGCCCGTGGGCCAGTGACTTCGGCTACTGTCTACACCTAACACCTGAGGACCTGAGGGATTTAGCCCCTCTGCCTCGCACCAGCCTGGACAGCATCTCCTTGGAGGTTCAGCCATCACGGAAGGAGCGTCTCAGTGAGTTCATCTTCTCTCTAGCATCTCCTTAGTGATCCCAAGTCCTGTCTACTTGTGGCTTTAGCGCCTGTTGTCCCAGCTGCTCTGCTCTACACATCAGTGATGTCGACCCCTTTCAGGAGGAGCCCGTCTCCTCTCTGCAGTACGCCTGCTGCCTCAGCTTCCAGAGTTTCACCTGTGACGATGGCTCCTCCCACCTGCATcacagagagagaacgagtgtcTGTGCATCAGTGCACCGCTGCGGACCTAAGGGTCACAGTCCCTCATTTCTCCCGAGAAGCTGTTTTCGAGAGAcaggaaaaaacttaaaaattatgaatcaactagagatgtctgggtggctcagtccttaggcatctgcctttggctcgggtcatgatccccgggtcccaggatcaagacctgcattgggctccctgctcagcggggagcctgtttctccctgtccccctgcttgtgttccctctcttgctgtctctgtcagataaataaaatgttttttaaaaattaaaaaacattttaatgttttttaatgtgtctgggtggctcagtgggttaaaacctctgccttcggctcaggtcatgatcccagggtcctgggatcgagcccccacatcgggctctctgctcagcggggagtctgcttccccgtctctctctgcctgcctctctgcctacttgtgatcactgtcaaataaataaaaatctttaaaaaaattatgaataaacagATTCATTACAGTATATGAAAATGGATACTAGACACTTTTGCAATcaggagtaaaaaataaaaaaaccctcaaatataGGAATGGAAATTTCAGataataaaaaagcaatttgaatgtgataattttaggttttaaaaatatgtaccaaGGAACTGTCTTTTGAGTAACACAGTGGCTATGAGGTCTGggctctgagtgcagagctccCCTGCAACCCACACAGGGTCTGGAGGCCCCAACATCCCACGATCTCCGGGGCATACGGTCTGTAAATCATAAGGCTAGGTTTTGAGGCAAAGATCCATTTCTGAGTTGAATTTTCACTTAGGACATTCCTTCTGATCTGGAATAAAGTTCAGACGCCAGCTGAAGCGTTTTCTGAGTTCACATCATTTCTCCCTAATTCCTCCTTAGGCGGTTTCCTTTGTTCACACAAAACAAGTGGCCGCACACACGCAGGGTTTCCAGCCGTCTTACACGGTGACGCTCGACGGCCATTCTTCCACACAACACTGCGGTGGTCTAACAATAGTGCAAATAACCCAAACTTTCGCGCAGCAGTTGGAGCAACTGTTTGTTGTCTTTAGAAAAGGCATGTCCCCTTGGGAGCGCGAACTTTACTCGGAGGCGGGAACGTGCTGCTGCGGCCCGAGCCTCACGCTCTCCCGCCAGCTCGGGCACCGGCGACGGCGCCCAGGCCCGCACCCACGAGGGCCGCGCGACAGGCTCCCTCCGGCTCCTCCGCCCGCCGCGCCCCGGGGCCGCTCTTCGGGGCTCCCCCGGGGCGGAGCCCTCGGCAGCCCGTCCCGCGCGGGGGGCCCCCGGGGGGCTCAGGGCTTCGCGTGCACCTTCTGGTGCTGGATCAGGTGGCCGTGCTGGTTGAAGGCGCGGCCGCACTCGGCGCACTCGTAGGGCCGCTCGCCCGTGTGGATGCGCTGGTGCTGGATGAGCACCGAGTACTGGCTGAAGGCCTTGCCGCAGCGGCTGCACTCGTAGGGCCGCTCGCCCGTGTGCGTCCGCAGGTGCACGATCAGCGTGGCCTTGAGGCTGAAGGCCTTGCCGCACTGCGCGCAGCGGAACGGCCGCTCGCCCGTGTGGATGCGCTCGTGCTGCACCAGCGAGCGCCGCGCGCTGAACGCGTGCCCGCACTCGCCGCACACGTACGGCTTCTCGCCCGTGTGCACGCGCTGGTGCTGCGTCAGGTGCGAGTGCTGCACGAAGGCCTTGCCGCACGCGTAGCAGCCGTACGGCTTCTCCTCCGTGTGGATGCGCTCGTGGTTCATGAGCGTCGAGCGGTGGCTGAAGGCCTTGCCGCACTCGCCGCACTCGTACGGCTTCTCGCCCGTGTGCACGTTGTGGTGCTGGATGAGCACCGAGCGGTCGCTGAAGGCGCGGCCGCACTCGCTGCACGTGTAGGGCTTCTCGCCCGTGTGCACGCGCTGGTGCTGCAGGAGCGTGCGTTTGACGCTGAAGGCGCGGCCGCACTGCGCGCACTCGTGCGGCTTCTCGCCCGTGTGCACGCGCTGGTGGCTGCGCAGCACCGTGCTGTGGTTGAAGGCCTTGCCGCACAGCGCGCACACGTACGGCCGCTCGCCCGTGTGGATGCGCTGGTGCTGGATGAGGTGCGAGAGCTGCGTGAACGCCTTCCCGCACTCCAGACACTCGTGCGGCTTCTCGCCCGTGTGGATCTTGTGGTGCTGCGCCAGGTCCGAGCTCACGCGGAAGGCCTTCCCGCACTCGTTGCACTCGTAGGGCTTCTCGCCCGTGTGGATTCTGCGGTGCTTGCTGAGGACGGAGCTCTGGCTGAAGGCCTTGCCGCACACGCCGCACACGTAGGGCTTCTCCCCGGTGTGGGTTCGCTGGTGCTGCAGCAGATGGGAGCTGCGGCCGAAGCACTTCCCGCACTCGGTGCACTTGTAGGGTCTCTCCCCGCCGGGGACAGCCTGCTGCGCGGGGGCAGGCCCACCGCGGCTGGGGACCCGAGCTCCAGGCGGGCCGCCGGGGCTTGGGCTCACAGGGCGGCTCTGCTCGGCTTTGCACGGTCCGTGATCGGGCTGGCCTGAGGGTGCCCCCCCCAGGACCGCGGATCCTTCCTCGGAAAGAAACGGCTTCAGACTCAAATCCCTCTTCGGGTTCTCTCCCTTGTTCTCATGCTCTGAAACAACAAACCCAAAGTAAAAGTTAACTGCCCACCTACTCAAAACAGCAGAGCGTGCGTCCCCAGAGGTGGCCCCCAGGCTGCGGTCCCTGAATGCACACGCCCCGTGAGCTGCCGTCAGGGAGAAAACTCACAACTGTGTCCAGTAACTAGAAACGTGCCCAGGCAGACAGGGCAGTCGGCGAGGTGTGAAAGGACACGAGGCACACGGCGGCAGGTGACAGGCCACTACTGCCCGAGTCCCACTCTCCCTGTGGTCTCTGCTTTCtaagattttctgtatttgagagagaacaagccggGACACGGACAgaggcagacaccctgctgagcagggagcccgatgcgggactcgtgactgagcagggagccctatgcgggactcgtgACTGCAGCaggaggcaaatgcttaacccaccgagccactcaggagccGCACCCTGGAGTCTTGACCTACAGAGCTTCCAGAAGCCGTCATCAAACCGCAACCCCACCCAGGACCACAGAATAGACAGCGGGCAGACAGCGACAGGAGGGCAGGTGGGGCTGGAGGACGAGCGTATCCAACACACACAGGCCCTAGGACTCGTGCGCGGGCAAGTGGGACCTCCTCTCTGCAGAGAATGCACCGGGAAACCTGAGAGACACAGTGGGAGTCTTGCCACAGCTCGGCTGGAATGTGGCCTGCAGAGCAGCAGTGAGCACTGCAGAGAAGGCTCCAGTAGAAGTTTTTCGTGTCAGGTTGGGGACTCTCTGCGGTGCGAGTGGGGGAGGACAGGGTAGCTTCCAAATTTCCCCCCCCTTTGGGGAGCTCTACGCCCagtatgggacttgaactcatgaccctgagatcaaaacctgtgTACTCTagcatctgagccagccaggcatccctgagaaCAAGTGTTTCACATCTTGGAGACCAAGCCATTGAGAGGACAGGATGCCAGTCAGGGAAGGACCAAGACTTCACAAGGGACCTCAGGGCTTTGTGGGAGGACAAGACTGTGCTCAAGGAGTGGTGCTTACCAAGGACCCCCAACAGGTGGCGCCGACACCATGTCAGGGCCAGAAGCAAGAGCCTGACTGCTGGCCCGATGGCCAGGCCGCCTGTGGGCCCTGTGGCCTAGGAGGCCACCTCCAAACACCCAGCCGCCACCCCCGGCTTCCCAAAGACCTCGGCCAGGAACAGCATTAAAAACGGGtgcacttggggcacctgggtggctcagtggcttaagccgctgccttcggctcaggtcatgatctcagggtcctgggatcgagtcccacatcgggctctctgctcagcggggagcctgcttcctcctctctctctgcctgcctctctgcctacttgtgatctctctctgtcaaataaataaataaaatctttaaaaaaaaaaaaacacaaaaaaacggGTGACCTGGAGGGTCATTCTGGAACGAGAAACCTCCGGGCAGAGGACGGCTGAGAATTCTCGCAGACGCACTCAGGGTCTACGACAGGCGTCGAGGGGCCTGCAGCCCTGAGGGCAACGTAGACGCTGACCCAGCCATCTCGAGACGACGAGCTAAGACGGCGCCCAAATGGGCACACGCGTGGGGTGTCtttgctcccccttctctccagaACTTACTTCCCTGGTTCACAGGGCAAGACCTGGGCATGCCCAGCTCGGAGGGCTCTGCTGTACTGTAATACAGCTCGCTCTGTATTGCACTCTGCTCCCTCGTGCTCAGAGGCCGTTCCCAGAACAGCCGCCTGTGGGGGTCCTCCGCCTCCATCTGGTGGCAAGTATGTCTCGTTCTGTGGTTCTTTATTAGAAAGCGGAACAGAACCCAGTTGTTTTCCAACTGTGTCCTATCTAG
This region of Mustela erminea isolate mMusErm1 chromosome 16, mMusErm1.Pri, whole genome shotgun sequence genomic DNA includes:
- the ZNF250 gene encoding zinc finger protein 250 isoform X2; translation: MAAARLLPPPAGPQAKVTFEDVAVLLSQEEWDRLGPAQRGLYRHVMMETYGNVVSLGLPGSKPSVISQLERGEEPWVLDGQGAEETRGLGSGWSDSYRREHTTACTQQDSSPCPWEHENKGENPKRDLSLKPFLSEEGSAVLGGAPSGQPDHGPCKAEQSRPVSPSPGGPPGARVPSRGGPAPAQQAVPGGERPYKCTECGKCFGRSSHLLQHQRTHTGEKPYVCGVCGKAFSQSSVLSKHRRIHTGEKPYECNECGKAFRVSSDLAQHHKIHTGEKPHECLECGKAFTQLSHLIQHQRIHTGERPYVCALCGKAFNHSTVLRSHQRVHTGEKPHECAQCGRAFSVKRTLLQHQRVHTGEKPYTCSECGRAFSDRSVLIQHHNVHTGEKPYECGECGKAFSHRSTLMNHERIHTEEKPYGCYACGKAFVQHSHLTQHQRVHTGEKPYVCGECGHAFSARRSLVQHERIHTGERPFRCAQCGKAFSLKATLIVHLRTHTGERPYECSRCGKAFSQYSVLIQHQRIHTGERPYECAECGRAFNQHGHLIQHQKVHAKP
- the ZNF250 gene encoding zinc finger protein 250 isoform X1 — translated: MAAARLLPPPAGPQPLSFQAKVTFEDVAVLLSQEEWDRLGPAQRGLYRHVMMETYGNVVSLGLPGSKPSVISQLERGEEPWVLDGQGAEETRGLGSGWSDSYRREHTTACTQQDSSPCPWEHENKGENPKRDLSLKPFLSEEGSAVLGGAPSGQPDHGPCKAEQSRPVSPSPGGPPGARVPSRGGPAPAQQAVPGGERPYKCTECGKCFGRSSHLLQHQRTHTGEKPYVCGVCGKAFSQSSVLSKHRRIHTGEKPYECNECGKAFRVSSDLAQHHKIHTGEKPHECLECGKAFTQLSHLIQHQRIHTGERPYVCALCGKAFNHSTVLRSHQRVHTGEKPHECAQCGRAFSVKRTLLQHQRVHTGEKPYTCSECGRAFSDRSVLIQHHNVHTGEKPYECGECGKAFSHRSTLMNHERIHTEEKPYGCYACGKAFVQHSHLTQHQRVHTGEKPYVCGECGHAFSARRSLVQHERIHTGERPFRCAQCGKAFSLKATLIVHLRTHTGERPYECSRCGKAFSQYSVLIQHQRIHTGERPYECAECGRAFNQHGHLIQHQKVHAKP